The following coding sequences are from one Panicum hallii strain FIL2 chromosome 5, PHallii_v3.1, whole genome shotgun sequence window:
- the LOC112894743 gene encoding protein NRT1/ PTR FAMILY 2.7-like, with protein sequence MRTAAPTVSSSDHDQTPAVRKQKGGWITLPFLAGSVVGLGMAMSATSSNLIVYLISKYNVRTIDAAQISNIVRGCMQLAPVLGAALSDAYFGCYPVVAAGVAISLLSFLVFTLTAAFPSLRPPPCAAASPPCQRQPPSAIQAAVLYAAVCLLAVGNGGTRYNAATLGADQFVGGEERRRGRDAFFSWYFVCLYASYVAGDTALVYVQDSVSWALGFGVCVTTTGLGLVALVTGSRYYRRPVPKGSPFTALARVAVAAARKATLTSTSLARMKYYHGSGRGTDHAPTPSERFRFLNRAAMIAAGETDPCDGSVAKPWRLCTVREVEDLKSLVRVLPLWSSGILVSMTVNAQVSLTVLQALTMDRALAPRFVVPAASMTVTVLAAFILFAALFDRLVAPLWERLTGGRKLTPLRRVGLGHALNVASMAVAALVERRRIRLARAAHSQGHAGGGPAAAAALPMSALWLVAQLAVTGAEEALHLPGNTALFYQEFPATLRSTATAMPPLFIAVGAYLSTAFVDVVRRSTGWLPDDLNRSRLDRVYWTLALVAAVNFGYFLVCAITYQYNNVADCDGKANQIPDDK encoded by the exons ATGAGAACAGCTGCACCTACTGTATCGTCGTCTGATCATGACCAGACACCTGCTGTCAGGAAGCAGAAAGGAGGCTGGATCACTCTGCCATTTCTTGCAG GGAGCGTGGTAGGGCTGGGGATGGCCATGAGCGCCACCAGCAGCAACCTCATCGTCTACCTCATCAGCAAGTACAACGTCAGGACCATCGACGCCGCGCAGATCTCCAACATCGTACGCGGCTGCATGCAGCTCGCGCCCGTCCTCGGCGCCGCCCTCTCCGACGCATACTTCGGCTGCTACcccgtcgtcgccgccggcgtcgccatcTCTCTGCTG TCATTTTTGGTTTTCACTCTGACGGCCGCGTTCCCGTCGCTGCgtccgccgccgtgcgccgccgcgtcgccgccATGCCAACGACAACCGCCGAGCGCCATCCAAGCCGCGGTCCTCTACGCGGCGGTGTGCCTCCTGGCCGTCGGCAACGGCGGGACACGGTACAACGCGGCGACGCTGGGCGCGGACCAGTtcgtcggcggcgaggagcggcggcgcggccgggacGCCTTCTTCAGCTGGTACTTCGTCTGCCTCTACGCGTCCTACGTGGCCGGCGACACGGCGCTGGTGTACGTGCAGGACAGCGTCAGCTGGGCCCTGGGCTTCGGCGTCTGCGTTACCACAACCGGGCTGGGCCTCGTCGCGTTGGTTACCGGGTCCAGATATTACAGACGGCCCGTCCCGAAAGGGAGCCCGTTTACGGCCCTGGCGAGGGTGGCGGTGGCCGCTGCGAGGAAGGCAACGCTGACCTCGACCTCACTTGCTAGAATGAAGTATTACCATGGATCAGGTCGCGGCACAGATCACGCTCCAACTCCAAGTGAAAGATTCAG GTTCTTGAACCGAGCTGCGATGATCGCAGCAGGGGAAACTGACCCGTGTGACGGGTCCGTAGCCAAGCCATGGCGCCTGTGCACGGTGCGAGAGGTGGAGGACCTGAAATCGCTGGTCCGGGTGCTGCCGCTCTGGTCGTCGGGGATCCTGGTGAGCATGACCGTGAACGCGCAGGTGAGCCTCACCGTCCTCCAGGCCCTGACCATGGACCGTGCCCTCGCGCCTCGCTTCGTCGTCCCGGCCGCCTCAATGACGGTCACCGTGCTGGccgccttcatcctcttcgCCGCGCTCTTCGACCGCCTCGTCGCCCCGCTCTGGGAGCGGCTCACGGGCGGCCGCAAGCTGACCCCGCTGCGGCGCGTCGGGCTCGGGCACGCCCTGAACGTCGCCAGCATGGCGGTCGCCGCGCTCGTGGAGCGGAGACGGATCCGCTTGGCGCGCGCCGCCCACTCCCAGGGCCACGCCGGCGGCGGTCCAGCAGCGGCCGCTGCGCTGCCGATGTCGGCGCTGTGGCTGGTGGCCCAGCTGGCGGTGaccggcgcggaggaggcgctGCACCTGCCGGGGAACACGGCGCTGTTCTACCAGGAGTTCCCGGCGACGCTGCGGAGCACGGCCACCGCGATGCCGCCGCTGTTCATCGCCGTGGGGGCGTACCTGAGCACGGCGTTCGTGGACGTCGTGCGGCGCTCCACGGGGTGGCTGCCCGACGACCTGAACCGGTCGCGGCTGGACAGGGTGTACTGGACGCTGGCCTTGGTCGCCGCCGTCAACTTCGGCTACTTCCTTGTGTGCGCCATCACGTACCAGTACAACAATGTCGCCGACTGCGACGGGAAGGCTAATCAGATACCGGACGACAAGTAA
- the LOC112893478 gene encoding mitochondrial import inner membrane translocase subunit PAM16 like 2-like, whose amino-acid sequence MAGRLLANLIVCGGSIVGRAVLQAYRQAIVNANKTGAAQEAINGIRRASKAMTEQEARQILGISEKSTWEEIVQKYDTMFERNAKNGSFYLQSKVHRAKECLEPLYQKADVPN is encoded by the exons ATG GCGGGTAGGCTCCTCGCGAATCTGATCGTCTGTGGCGGAAGCATTGTGGGCAGGGCCGTGCTCCAGGCATACCGCCAAGCCATCGTCA ATGCGAACAAAACTGGAGCTGCCCAAGAAGCTATAAATGGTATTAGACGGGCTAGCAAGGCCATGACTGAGCAAGAAGCCCGGCAAATACTTGGTATCAGTGAAAAATCGACTTGGGAGGAGATTGTTCAG AAGTATGACACGATGTTTGAGAGGAATGCGAAGAACGGGAGTTTCTATCTCCAATCAAAGGTTCATCGTGCAAAAGAATGTCTGGAACCTTTGTATCAAAAGGCTGATGTACCAAACTGA
- the LOC112893477 gene encoding E3 ubiquitin-protein ligase RGLG3-like isoform X1, whose translation MWGERTHHKHWHQGHGPSGSSKDKKHDKRQPKFIPDNYSSVDEVTTALREAGLESSNLILGIDFTKSNEWSGRYSFGRKSLHAINGNPNPYEQAISIIGRTLSPFDDDNLIPCFGFGDASTHDHSVFSFYQDSRPCRGFEEVLVRYRQIVPHLNLSGPTSFAPLIYAAISAVENSNWQYHVLVIIADGQVTTANTNDGRLSPQEQATIQAIVEASHYPLSIVMVGVGDGPWDAMQHFDDCIPERAFDNFQFVNFTDIMSTSKDMSKKEAAFALAALMEIPSQYKATQGIRYQEKQAQRIGSPRILPPPNKVLEHDNAAASHPPPTASSRSTGIGKTAADEQVCPICLTNPKDMAFQCGHLTCKECGSILSTCPLCRVPITMRVRLFS comes from the exons ATGTGGGGTGAGAGAACTCATCACAAGCACTGGCATCAAGGGCATggtccatctggaagttccaaGGACAAAAAACATGACAAACGGCAGCCCAAATTTATACCAGACAATTATAGCTCGGTGGATGAG GTCACTACTGCACTGAGAGAAGCTGGTCTCGAATCATCAAATCTAATTCTTGGTATTGACTTCACCAAAAGCAATGAATGGTCAG GTAGGTATTCCTTTGGAAGAAAATCTCTGCATGCCATTAACGGCAACCCAAATCCATATGAGCAAGCTATATCTATAATCGGTCGAACACTGTCACCTTTCGATGATGATAACTTAATACCATGTTTTGGATTTGGTGATG CTTCTACGCATGATCACTCTGTCTTCAGCTTCTACCAGGATAGCCGTCCCTGTCGTGGCTTCGAGGAGGTTCTTGTAAGGTATCGGCAAATTGTTCCACATTTGAATCTTTCAG GACCAACTTCTTTTGCACCTCTGATTTATGCAGCGATTTCTGCTGTTGAAAATAGTAATTGGCAATACCATGTCCTCGTAATCATAGCTGATGGACAG GTGACTACCGCTAATACAAATGATGGGAGATTAAGTCCACAGGAACAAGCAACCATACAGGCGATTGTTGAGGCTAG TCACTATCCTCTTTCAATAGTAATGGTTGGGGTGGGTGATGGACCATGGGATGCCATGCAACATTTTGATGATTGTATCCCTGAAAGAGCTTTTGACAATTTCCAG TTTGTGAACTTCACCGATATTATGTCAACAAGTAAGGATATGTCAAAGAAGGAGGCTGCATTTGCCCTTGCAGCTCTTATGGAAATACCTTCTCAGTATAAAGCAACTCAAGGGATCCGATACCAAGA AAAGCAAGCACAAAGGATTGGCTCTCCCAGGATTCTTCCTCCTCCAAATAAAGTTCTTGAACATGATAATGCAGCAGCTTCACATCCTCCTCCAACTGCAAGCTCCCGGTCAACTGGCATTGGCAAAACTGCTGCTGATGAGCAG GTATGCCCCATATGTTTAACCAATCCAAAGGACATGGCTTTTCAGTGTGGTCACCTG ACATGCAAGGAATGTGGTTCAATTCTATCAACCTGCCCATTGTGCCGTGTGCCAATTACCATGCGCGTGAGGCTCTTCTCTTAA
- the LOC112893477 gene encoding E3 ubiquitin-protein ligase RGLG3-like isoform X2, whose translation MNGRYSFGRKSLHAINGNPNPYEQAISIIGRTLSPFDDDNLIPCFGFGDASTHDHSVFSFYQDSRPCRGFEEVLVRYRQIVPHLNLSGPTSFAPLIYAAISAVENSNWQYHVLVIIADGQVTTANTNDGRLSPQEQATIQAIVEASHYPLSIVMVGVGDGPWDAMQHFDDCIPERAFDNFQFVNFTDIMSTSKDMSKKEAAFALAALMEIPSQYKATQGIRYQEKQAQRIGSPRILPPPNKVLEHDNAAASHPPPTASSRSTGIGKTAADEQVCPICLTNPKDMAFQCGHLTCKECGSILSTCPLCRVPITMRVRLFS comes from the exons ATGAATG GTAGGTATTCCTTTGGAAGAAAATCTCTGCATGCCATTAACGGCAACCCAAATCCATATGAGCAAGCTATATCTATAATCGGTCGAACACTGTCACCTTTCGATGATGATAACTTAATACCATGTTTTGGATTTGGTGATG CTTCTACGCATGATCACTCTGTCTTCAGCTTCTACCAGGATAGCCGTCCCTGTCGTGGCTTCGAGGAGGTTCTTGTAAGGTATCGGCAAATTGTTCCACATTTGAATCTTTCAG GACCAACTTCTTTTGCACCTCTGATTTATGCAGCGATTTCTGCTGTTGAAAATAGTAATTGGCAATACCATGTCCTCGTAATCATAGCTGATGGACAG GTGACTACCGCTAATACAAATGATGGGAGATTAAGTCCACAGGAACAAGCAACCATACAGGCGATTGTTGAGGCTAG TCACTATCCTCTTTCAATAGTAATGGTTGGGGTGGGTGATGGACCATGGGATGCCATGCAACATTTTGATGATTGTATCCCTGAAAGAGCTTTTGACAATTTCCAG TTTGTGAACTTCACCGATATTATGTCAACAAGTAAGGATATGTCAAAGAAGGAGGCTGCATTTGCCCTTGCAGCTCTTATGGAAATACCTTCTCAGTATAAAGCAACTCAAGGGATCCGATACCAAGA AAAGCAAGCACAAAGGATTGGCTCTCCCAGGATTCTTCCTCCTCCAAATAAAGTTCTTGAACATGATAATGCAGCAGCTTCACATCCTCCTCCAACTGCAAGCTCCCGGTCAACTGGCATTGGCAAAACTGCTGCTGATGAGCAG GTATGCCCCATATGTTTAACCAATCCAAAGGACATGGCTTTTCAGTGTGGTCACCTG ACATGCAAGGAATGTGGTTCAATTCTATCAACCTGCCCATTGTGCCGTGTGCCAATTACCATGCGCGTGAGGCTCTTCTCTTAA